ACGAGCTTCTTCTCGTCGGTGCCGTAGTCCTCGTGCCCGCGGTCCGGATACGTGATCTGCCAGTACGTCTTCTGGGTCGTCGCCTGTTCGACCGTCGTCTGACCGAGTTTGAAGTGCAGGTAGCGGCCCGGCGCGAGGCACTTGATGCCCTGGAAGACCGTGGTCGGCCCGGGCATCGCCATGAACGTGAAAATGTGGTTCAGGCCCTGCAAATCCGCCCGGCGCTCGACGAGCCCGGACGCGAGTAGCCCTTTCATCTCAGAAGAGAACAAAAGCCAATCGGACCCGTCGTGCTTGATGACCGTGTAGAACAGCGGACAGATCCCGCTGCGGTCGCGGGCGAGCAGTACCTCGTTCGTGCGACTGTCCCACACGCAGATCGCGAACTGGCCCCTCAGGTGCTGCAACAGGTCCGCGCCGTGATCCTCCCACGAATGCGGAATCAGCTCGGTGTCGGTGTGCGTGCGGAAAACGTGCCCCTTCGATTCGAGCGCGGCGCGCTTCTCCTTGTAGTCGAAGAACTCGCCGTTGAAGACGGTCCAAACGCTCTTGTCTTCGTTCGCGATGGGCTGCTGCCCGTCCGCGAGCCCCACGATCGAGAGCCGTCGGTTGGCGATGTGCAACCCGGGGCGCTCGAGGTAGCCGTCTTCGTCCGGACCGCGGTGATAGATGGCCCGGGCCATCGCGTGTACAACGCCCGCCGGCGCTGGTCGCTGGCCACTCAGGTCGAACATCCCCGCGATCCCACACATGCAACACACCTCGCTGTTAATGTTCCGTCCCGGGGACACGCCCGGATTCACCCATCAGGTCCACCGAAGGGCGATTTCTGGCACCCATTCGATCGAGTTCGATCTGAAGAAGCGACTGCATTCGCCGGTTCGACTCGCGCTTCATCCACCGGACCCACAGCCACACATCACCCACCACCCAGAGCAAACTCAAACCGAAGATGCTCAGGGAATAAACCAGCACAGAAAACGGAACTTCGTGGCGCGCGTAATTCAACCCAAAGGCGATCGCCACCAGCGCCCCAGCGCTCCGCCAAAAGACCCACGTCCCGCGCCGCCTCGACAACCGGCTGAACTCGATCATCACCGGATCGGCGAATATCCGCCCCACAACACCCCAGCGCTCGTTCTCCGTGAGCCGGAGGAACGCGGGATCGGTGAACGTGGCCTCGGCGATTTCGAGTCCCATAGCGCGGCACCGTGCTTACACCACTCCGGCCCTCTTTTCGCGTCGCGCGTACTTCCAGACCTTGCGCTGCATGAAGAACCGCACCCCGCGCGGGAACATCCGCTTTCCGAACCAGACCCACCACGACGCGAACCCGACCGCCCGCTCCACGCGGTTGTTCAGCAAACTTCGCACGACCGAGTCGGCGACTTCGTCGGACGGCTGGGCGCCCTCGAAGTTGAGATGGATCTTCCCCTCGTTTCGGAGCAGGTGTTTTTGCAAATCGTCGCTCCGAACCAGTCCCGGGAGCACGAGGAGCACGTCGATCCCGAACCGCTCGAACTCGCCGCGCAGGGACTCCGTCAGCCCGACGAATGCGTGTTTGCTGGCGCAGTGCTCGGACATCGACGGGATGCCCCAGCGCCCGCAGATGCTCGCGAGGTTCACAATCGCCGGGCGCCACCCGTCGCGTGCGGTCTCGAAACTGCGGGTGAGGTGCGGGGCGGCCACGCGGATCATCTCGACTGGGGCGAAGAAGTTCACCTCAAGCACCTTCCGCACGACCTCCTCGCTCGACGAACTGAACTCGCCGAAGCTGCACACGCCCGCGCAGTTCATCAGCACGTCCAGCCGACCGAAGCACTCAACGGTCTGAGATACGATCCGCGTGCGGTCCTCCGACTTCGTGAGATCCCCCGCGAACACCTCAACCCGCGCGCCGGTCGCTTTGAGGGCGTCCGCGAGCGTAGTCAGATCGTCAACCGATCGTGCGGTGAGAGCGAGAATTGCGCCGAGTTTTGCGAGCCGCTCGGCGACGCGGCGCCCGATGCCCCGCGAGGCCCCGGTGACCAGCACAACCCGCCCGCGCACGTCCCGGCGCATGTTCACCCTTCATCGTCTTCGGTACACACGGCACATCAAATCTATTCGGGCATTTTAGTGTTATCGGTCCCATTCGCCAGAGCCGCACGGCCCCCAGATGCGCCCACCTCGCCTTAATAACTGGTAGCGCCAACGCAGCTCACCCAGCCCGCCCATCCGTATAACAGCCGCGATTCGCGTGCCCCGGCACAGAAATTGTGCCCGAAAGCGTTCATCGGCACCGTTAAAAGTGCGTGCATAGGCGCCCGCGATTGACCGAACTACGAGGGGAAAAATGGACATTGTTATCGGATTAGCGATCGGCCTACCGCTCGGGGTTCTCGCAACGTTGGGGCTCGCGATGGCGCGGGCGGGCGGGTTGGGGAAGGCGATCACGGGGCTTTCGGTCGCGGGCCGGGCGAACCAGGACGCGGCGTTCGCGGCCAAACTCCAGGCGATTCTGGGCGGCGGGGACGTCAAGACCGCGGAACCGCCGAAGCCCGTGAAGCCGAGCGGTGCGCCGTTGCGGATGCTCGCGCTGCTCCAGGCGGAGTCACGGTTGGTGGACTTCCTGCTCGAAGACATCCAGGGCGCGAGCGACGAACAGATCGGTCAGGCGGTTCGCGAGGTCCACAAGAAGGCGCAGGCGGCACTCAAGCAGCACCTGGTGCTCGAACCGGTCCTGCCCGGCAACGAGGACGAGCAGGTGACGGTGCCCAAGGGGTTCGATCCGTCCGCGGTCCGGGTGGTGGGGAACGTGACCGGCGAGCCGCCGTTCAAGGGCGCAATTCAGCACCCGGGGTGGCGCGTGAAGGAGATGAAGCTCGCGGCCCCGGCCGAGGGCGCGGACGAGTTCGTGCTGCAACCGGCCGAAGTGCAGATCCCGTAATCGTGCTCGCTTGGCCCCGATCCCGGAACGTGAGATACTGGTTGCGGAGGTGCCGCATGGTCGAGCCGTATTTGACGATGGCCGAGATCGAGGCCAAGTACCCCAACGAGTGGGTACTCGTGGACAAGCTGAAAAAGGGCCGCGATGGGTTCGCCGTGGGCGGAATCGTCGCGGCCCACGGCGCGGACAAAGAAGCCGTGCTTCGACAAGCCGAATCCATTCCCAAACCCGTCGATCTCGCGTTTTATTACACCGGGCCAATTCCCGAAGACGTCATCTTTCTCCTATGAGCGAGTCGTTCGATCCGCGCGGACGGCTGGTTGTTGTCCCCGCCATACTCACGGGTCCGGCGGGCGCGTTCGAGTTCCGCTTTGCTGTCGATACGGCTGCAACGCGGTCCTCGGTCAGTAGCCTCATCCTGACTCGCCTAGGCTACACAGCGCCTCCAGAAGCCGAGCGCCTGACGGTTCGCACGGGAAGCGGCGCGACGAGAGCAGGTATGATTTCTGTGAGTTTGCTCCGGGCGCTCGGACAAACGCGAACAAACCACTCCGTCTTGTGGTTACCTCATCCACCCGGTTCACTCATTGACGGACTCCTCGGTCTGGATTTCTTCCGCGGCCTCGTCCTCACGCTCGACTTCGCACGCGGGCGCGTCGCGCTCGACGCGCTGAAGCGCTGGTGGCAGTTTTGGCACTAAACCTCGCGCTTGCATTTCGCGCACGGTTGCCGCACAATCGAGTCACCCGCCGACCACTCCCCTTCAAGGTCCACCGCATGCCCTCCCTCCCCGCGTGCCCCGGTCCGCGCCTGTCCCGGCGCCAGATGATCCAGGCCGGAGCCGCTTCGTACTTCGGGCTCTCGCTCCCGCAATTACTTCGCGCGAAGGAAGCGCGAAAAAACACCGCCGCGACCGCGGATGCGTGCATCGTGATCTTTCTGAACGGCGGTCCGAGCCACCTCGATATGTGGGATCCGAAGCCCGACGCGCCGGCGGAGGTGCGAGGAGAGTTCAAGCCGATTCAGACGAGCGTGCCGGGGGTAATGTTCGGCGAGCACCTGCCGAAGTTCGCACGCCAGATGCACCGCTGTTCGCTCATCCGCTCCGCGCACCACAGCGTGAATAACGCCCACGCCGCAGCGGTGTACTGTGCCCTCACGGGACACGACCGCGGCGAGATCGGCGGCGGGGCTCGGCCCGACGATTACCCGTGCATCGGGTCCGTTGTGGGGACGCAGCGCCCGCCCGCGACCGCGGTCCCGCCGCACGTGCTCATGCCGTACATCACAAAGGAAGGCGCCGGCGGGCCGCCGCAGCCCGGGTTCTTCGGTGGGTGGTTGGGGAAACCGCGCGACCCGCTCGTCGTCCTCCGCGACCCGAACGCGGCTGATTTCGCGCTCCCCGAACTCACGCTGGGGCCGGACATCGACCCGTCTCGGTTCGACGCGCGTAAGCTTCTTTCAGAGAAGTTGAGCGCCACGCGCTCCACGAGTTCTGACCCCGACCTGGAGGGGATTCGCGCGAAGGCCTACGACCTGCTCACCGCGCCGGCGATGCGCGAGGCCGTGCGCATTGATCGCGAACCGGCTAAGCTCCGAGACGCTTACGGGCGCAACATTTACGGCCAGAGCGTGCTACTCTCGCGCCGGCTGATCGAGGCCGGCACCCGCGTCGCGTGCGTGTCCTGGGCGCCGGACGCGAACGCGACCTGGGACACGCACGGGAGCAACTTCACAAAGCTCAAGGGCGAACTGCTCCCGCAACTGGACTCGGCGTACTCCGCGCTGATCGACGACCTCGACGCGCGAGGGATGCTGGAGCGCACCCTGGTCGTGGTGGTGGGAGACTTCGGGCGCACGCCGAAGATCAACACGAACGGGGGCGGGCGCGATCACTGGAATTTCTGCTACTCGCTCGTGCTCGCCGGGGGTGGGGTGAAGGGCGGGTACGTCCACGGCGCGAGCGACAAGATCGGCGCGAAGCCCGGGCGTAACCCGGTGTCACCGGCGGACGTGATCGCCACGATCTACGAGTGCCTCGGCGTGCCGCACGACCTCGAACTGCGAGACCGCCTCTCTCGGCCGTTCACCCTGTGCCCGTGGGGGAATCCGATTCGCGAAGTCCTCGCGTAACGACCGCCGCAATCACTCGCGCAGGCCGCGTGTTCCTTGCCCCGAATTGGGACACATGGCCTGCGCCGTGCCGGTTAAACCCGCATTCTTCGGCCTTCGTGGTTGCCTTCACGCGCTGTGCCGCTACCATCTACGCCGTCGGTCCACGAGTTACTCCCTCTCACCACCGAGGCGTTTCCATGTCCATGTTCATCGGCGAAGGTCTGGTCGGCGACGGCAACGAGATCGCGCACATCGACCTCTTGATCGGAGAAAAGACCGGTCCGGTCGGCGTCGCGTTCGCGAACGCGCTGGCGACCCAGAGTCAGGGCCACTCCAGCCTGCTCGCGGTCATCGCCCCGAACCTGATCTGCAAGCCCGCCACGGTGATGATCACGAAGGTGACCATCAAGGGCGCGAAGCAGGCCGTACAGATGTTCGGGCCGGCCCAGGCCGCGGTCGCTCGCGCGGTCGCGGACAGCGTCGCGGAAGGGGTCATCCCCGCGAGCAAGGCCGAAGACTACGTGATCGTGTGCGGCGTGTTCATCCACTGGGACGCGGCCGACGACAACAAGATCTTCCAGTACAACTACGAGGCCACGAAACTGGCCATCAAGTGCGCGATGACCGGCGAGCCGAAGATCGCCGACATCACCGCCAAGAAGGACACCGTCAAGCACCCGTTTAGCCCGAAGTAACGCCGCAAGCGAAGGGGTGAAGAGGTGAGCGGGCGAAGGGGCGACTCCCCCAGACTCGTCTTCTCACCCACTTACCCCTTCACCCGCTCACCCTCTCTTCACTATGTCCGAAAAAGCCACGATCCTCGTCCAACTCGATACCGACCCGCTCCCGAGCGTGTTCGACCGCGTCGTCGCGGTGGACGCGGGCGTCCAGCACATTTTCAGCTACGGCGGGGTGACGCCTCAAAACGTGATGTCGCTCGTTCACGGGTGCATCTTCACGCGCGGCGGGACCGACCTGCGCCGGACCGCGATCTTCGTCGGCGGGTCCGACGTGAATGCGGGCGAAGCGGTGCTCGCGGAGGTCAAAAAGCACCTCATCCCGCAATACGGGCTGAGCGTGTCGCTGATGCTCGATTCCAACGGCTCGAACACCACGGCAGCCGCTGCCGTGCGCGCCGCCGGCCGGCACCTCGACCTGAGCCGCGCGAACGCGCTCGTGCTCGGTGGGACGGGACCGGTCGGTCAGCGGGTCGCGCGACTGTTGGCACGTGCGGGCGGGAACGTTCGGCTCGGCTCCCGGCAAAAGGAACGGGCGGAAGCGGTGTGCGCCGTGATCCGCGCACACGTACCCGGGGCGGACATCCAGGCCGTGAGCGTGGCCTCCAGTTCCGATGCCCCGGTCGCACTCGATGGCCGCAACCTGGTGGTCGC
This region of Gemmata massiliana genomic DNA includes:
- a CDS encoding SDR family NAD(P)-dependent oxidoreductase translates to MRRDVRGRVVLVTGASRGIGRRVAERLAKLGAILALTARSVDDLTTLADALKATGARVEVFAGDLTKSEDRTRIVSQTVECFGRLDVLMNCAGVCSFGEFSSSSEEVVRKVLEVNFFAPVEMIRVAAPHLTRSFETARDGWRPAIVNLASICGRWGIPSMSEHCASKHAFVGLTESLRGEFERFGIDVLLVLPGLVRSDDLQKHLLRNEGKIHLNFEGAQPSDEVADSVVRSLLNNRVERAVGFASWWVWFGKRMFPRGVRFFMQRKVWKYARREKRAGVV
- a CDS encoding DUF2760 domain-containing protein, whose translation is MDIVIGLAIGLPLGVLATLGLAMARAGGLGKAITGLSVAGRANQDAAFAAKLQAILGGGDVKTAEPPKPVKPSGAPLRMLALLQAESRLVDFLLEDIQGASDEQIGQAVREVHKKAQAALKQHLVLEPVLPGNEDEQVTVPKGFDPSAVRVVGNVTGEPPFKGAIQHPGWRVKEMKLAAPAEGADEFVLQPAEVQIP
- a CDS encoding retropepsin-like aspartic protease, coding for MSESFDPRGRLVVVPAILTGPAGAFEFRFAVDTAATRSSVSSLILTRLGYTAPPEAERLTVRTGSGATRAGMISVSLLRALGQTRTNHSVLWLPHPPGSLIDGLLGLDFFRGLVLTLDFARGRVALDALKRWWQFWH
- a CDS encoding DUF1501 domain-containing protein — encoded protein: MPSLPACPGPRLSRRQMIQAGAASYFGLSLPQLLRAKEARKNTAATADACIVIFLNGGPSHLDMWDPKPDAPAEVRGEFKPIQTSVPGVMFGEHLPKFARQMHRCSLIRSAHHSVNNAHAAAVYCALTGHDRGEIGGGARPDDYPCIGSVVGTQRPPATAVPPHVLMPYITKEGAGGPPQPGFFGGWLGKPRDPLVVLRDPNAADFALPELTLGPDIDPSRFDARKLLSEKLSATRSTSSDPDLEGIRAKAYDLLTAPAMREAVRIDREPAKLRDAYGRNIYGQSVLLSRRLIEAGTRVACVSWAPDANATWDTHGSNFTKLKGELLPQLDSAYSALIDDLDARGMLERTLVVVVGDFGRTPKINTNGGGRDHWNFCYSLVLAGGGVKGGYVHGASDKIGAKPGRNPVSPADVIATIYECLGVPHDLELRDRLSRPFTLCPWGNPIREVLA
- the fae gene encoding formaldehyde-activating enzyme, which encodes MSMFIGEGLVGDGNEIAHIDLLIGEKTGPVGVAFANALATQSQGHSSLLAVIAPNLICKPATVMITKVTIKGAKQAVQMFGPAQAAVARAVADSVAEGVIPASKAEDYVIVCGVFIHWDAADDNKIFQYNYEATKLAIKCAMTGEPKIADITAKKDTVKHPFSPK
- a CDS encoding NADP-dependent methylenetetrahydromethanopterin/methylenetetrahydrofolate dehydrogenase; the encoded protein is MSEKATILVQLDTDPLPSVFDRVVAVDAGVQHIFSYGGVTPQNVMSLVHGCIFTRGGTDLRRTAIFVGGSDVNAGEAVLAEVKKHLIPQYGLSVSLMLDSNGSNTTAAAAVRAAGRHLDLSRANALVLGGTGPVGQRVARLLARAGGNVRLGSRQKERAEAVCAVIRAHVPGADIQAVSVASSSDAPVALDGRNLVVAAGAAGAVLLPKKLRLGCKSLKVAIDLNGVPPAGIEGVELPDKGADRDGHICYGALGVGGTKMKIHRAAINRLFESNNAVLDVEEVYNLALQLP